The DNA region TAGGAGGCTAGCCTCCTCTTCGCTTCTCCTTATTGGTGGTAGTATTAGTAATCGTGTAGTAATCCCCTTTGGACAGAGTACTTGCAAAACTGCTTGAAACAAATGTGTGGGGAGGCTTATGTCTCAATAGCCTGATTGTACGCGCGACTTAAGcgcatttttttgtgcggaatgtccttcaaaggcatcggtttttaatttttgcccctcaaattggtggtcttcaatttttgcccttcgctgaAAACCGCTTGATCaaaatttttttttagaaaaaaatcgCAAAGTAGAATTTGgattgcaaggcagagttttgctatCTTCAGGCAGAGTTTaccttatgcctgaaggcaaaactctgcctaaCTCTGCCtcgcgaatccaaactctaccttgcgattttttttttaatttttttttgaccGAGCAGGAGTTCGTACCTGAAAtcaagtgaaggacaaaaattaaagaccagtgcctttgaagggcaatcgtgTAAATGACCCACTTAAGCGTACCTAATGCCCAATGTTCAGGACTCGCTCAACATATCTTATCAAATTATGTGACAAATTCTCTATTTAGCATTGTTGACCCTCTAATTCTTTAACAAGTTGATTGATAAAAGTTCTAATAATTTATAGAAGTAAGAACATTGAGAGTAACTCAATTAATGAGCCATAATATTGCACAATCTATGATTGGAACACTGTGAGGATGAACGTCACTTAGCCATTTCTTTTGAGTATAAATAGAAGTTTATATAGTCACTTGCTATTGATCTTCATGTCTTAATTCTGTGTCTCTCAAAATTATTGAACTTGTATTATTTgctatttataattttattttattcataaaAGAGTAATTGTTTAAATTATAGTACTAATGAAGCTTGCTGATTATTAAAATGTATTGATTATAAACTTGAGCCAGTTCACCAATTTTAAGGACATATTTGACACCAAATTCAAAGGAAGGACAAATTTATTCTTATTTTTTTCGTATTTGATGAGTAATTTTTTAGCCTTTTCCCATATTTAAATTTTAGCCGCAGGTCTAAAGTTGGGCTTGACTTGTTCCTAATTTCAGACCTTTGCGATGCAAGTTTTCAAACTTTAGTcctagaaattaaaaaaaaaaatgtcaaaccaAACTTCAAACATGATGGTTTAATCTTCAAGCTTTGGAATTCTAACTTCAGACATGAAACTTCAGATCCACAATTTTCAGTCTGAACTTGATGCTGAGATGGCTAAAATTTAAAAACTTTGTAAACTTCGACTATTATTTAAATAGAGATCCATAATGTTGAGCCCAAAAACTCCACAGCTATAAGGCTGTACCACCTGCCAAAATGTTTGTACTTTAATTTTGCTTAATTGATACATACCATAAAAAAGGCTAAGGCATAATTGCAGCTATGGCGCTATTGCTTTCAACTTCTACAGCATCAGCTACTTCTCATTTATCTTTGAATTTCACCTTTGAAACAAAGCATAATTTCTTGGTACCACAACTCAAATTTACAGGTATTCCAATTTCACCCTTTCAATTGTATTTCTTTTGTTTTCCAACACTTTACATACATTTAAGGTGTGTTCGGTACGAAAGAAAATATTTCACATTACTTATTTGTGTTCGGTGTATAAGCAAAACATAGTATTTAAAAGCATTTGTATGTAATATTGATAAATACTATGGAGATGAggcgttgggggggggggggggggtgaaggtgggtggtgggtggtggggtggatgtggttgggtgggggtgggtggtagggaGGAGGCGAGGAGCCAATCAGTGTGGAATGACACTTGTGAGACTTGTTTTCCTACTTATATTTATCTTTGAATTTCACCTTTGAAACAAACATTAAggttgtgtttggtatgaagtaaAATGTTTTTCATGCAAAATGTGTTttttggaaaatgtttttcaggaaaataagtggggtttgttacttaataggcatttggccataaaaatcaaatattttacccttttttttttttttttttttagaatttttgaagttggactcgtgtttggttatagtttttacaGAGAATATTTGATTGTACCaaaagtgaaaacaaggttttagTAGTTTTTCAAATtcatgtatttgaaattttcacggccaaacgctgattttcaaataaagtgaaaaaaaatttcggaaaaaaagtgaataattctcatggccaaacgggcacAAGCAAACAATAGTATCCTACAAGCATTTATGTATAATTTAGATAAATAGTATTGGGATGGGGTGGAGGGTGGGGGCGGGGCGGGTGTTGGTGAGGTTGTTGGtcggggtgggggtgggggagtGTGGGTTGGGTGGGCGGGGGTGGTGGGGAGGAGACTAGGAACCAATCAATGTGGAAGGCCCATTTGTgagacttgttttccctacttttgttagggaagtcatttccctacttcctagagaaaatgttttcaaaaaattttgaccaaccgaacatgagaaaattggaaaacattttcctccataacaAACACGCCCTAAATGAAGTAACAACGTTAAAAAACGTATGAGATTTGTTTTTTCTATTGAATTGATTTGAACAGGTTATACTCAAAAATCCAACAAGAAAAGATGTCAGCAAAGAGTTCCTTTCATGGTTTTATCTGTAATAAAGGGTACTCAATCAAGAACCAAAAGGATAAGTGACAGAAGTAGTAATAGTAGCAGTAGTAATTCAAGAAAAGATAGTAACTTTAAGCTCATATTGAGTGAAGGGAGAGATAATGATGAAAATTATGGATGTATATGTCCTGGTTGTGGAATCTTTATGCAAGATGAAAACCCAAATCTTCCTGGTTATTATAAGGAAAAAAGAGCGGAAGAAGATATAGAGGATTTTTTGGATGATGAGGATGTTGTTGGTGATGGGGATGATGAAAAGGAGGATGAATTTGAGGATTATATTGAGGGGGAATTGGAAGAAAGTGAAGGTGAAGAAATGGGGTCAGGGAGTGAAGATGGATTCGATGCTTGGGATTCAGAGTTGGAAGAAGATGACGACGATTTAAAAGAGCTAGATGGTTTTTTGCCAGCTGGTTTAGGTTATGGTAACATTACAGAAGAGGTTCTTGAGAAAGGAAAGAAGAAAAGGGTGTCGAAATCGGAGAGGAAAAAGATGGCGAGGGAAGCAGCTAAGGGAGAGAAAGAGGAGGTCACGGTTTGTGCTCGATGCCATTCGTTGAGGAACTATGGACAAGTGAAGAATGAGATGGCCGAAAACCTAATACCCGATTTCGACTTTGACCAATTGATTACTACTAGATTGATGAGACCTACCGGGAAAGCCGATGCCACGGTTGTAGTTATGGTGGTTGATTGTGTTGATTTTGATGGTTCCTTTCCGAAACGAGCTGCTAAATCTTTGTTTAAGGCACTAGAACAAAGCAAAGATGGGTTGACACAAAGTAAAAAGTTGCCTAAGCTTGTTCTTGTGGCTACAAAAGTTGACCTTCTCCCTTCACAAATTTCCCCCGCGCGTTTGGACAAATGGGTTCGACACCGTGCTAAAGCTAATGGAGCACCTAAGTTAAGTGGAGTTTACATGGTAAGTTCCCGTAAAGATTTAGGTGTTCGAAATTTACTggcatttgttaaagaattggcTGGTCCTCGAGGAAATGTGTGGGTTATTGGGGCCCAAAATGCAGGCAAGTCGACGTTAATCAACGCATTTGCTAAAAAAGAAGGTGTAAAAGCAACTAAGCTTACAGAAGCTCCTGTACCTGGAACTACTCTGGGAATACTGAGAATCGGAGGAATATTGTCAGCCAAGGCAAAGATGTATGATACTCCGGGTCTTTTACATCCTTATCTTTTGTCCATTCGATTAAATAGGGAGGAGCAAAAAATGGTTGAGATACGAAAGGAGCTGCAACCTCGAACATTTAGGATTAAGGCAAGTTAGTCTCTCTTATTTACTTTATCGTTTTATAGCCCATCATATGATCTGTTTCATGATAAATAGCTGAAGAACGTACTCTTTTCTAACTTTATGATTACTGAACCGTATTAGTTATTTGAACTTTATGAATAGGTATGAATATCTGTACGAACGTATTGCAGTTAATCCCGTAAGAACGCTTCTTTGATCTGAAATTGCGCTCGAAATAATGATGTGCATGAATATTCAAATTTACCAGTTGACTCACACTTATCAGCACTACCGCACATTCTGATCTTTGCATGATCCCTTAAGCTTTCCTTCAATACAATTTACTATTCATACCCTTACTCCCTGCGTCCAGTTTGTGGGAAGGTGTTTCATTGGTCACGGAGTTTAAGAGAAAAAGGAAGacatttgaaacttgtggtctaaaacaagcctgAGAAATTTCTTTAACTATGAATCATATCATTAGGAGTAAAATGGGAAGTTTAAAATCAAATTGTTATAAACTTTTCTAAGGATTTCTCTTGTTGGGACTGACAAAAAAGGAAGGAGTGTCATAAAAATTGGGACGAGGGAGTAGTTGTTAGCACTTATATAGTCTTTCTGCATGAAGTTTTGATGTGACATGTGAAAATAGGTTCTGTGCTCTAGAAATAGGTTCAGCCCTTTTGTTTGGTTGGTAATATTGATAAAGCAACTGCCAGGGCTATGAACTTAGAGAGAAATTTGACGAAATGACCTTAAATCCTTGTAAACTGATCCCTAATGGAATTATTTGGGATTCAGATAGCTCCTTTTATACATCCCTCAGAATTAGCTGTTCTTTTAGTTTATATTGCTGTAAAAAATATATGAGACTGCAACAGAACTTTCTGCTGAGATCAAAAGATTTGACTCTAAAATGtatattttgcaattttttttgcAGCAAGGGCAGACTGTACATATTGGAGGCTTAGTTAGACTGGATTTAGTTCAAGCATCAATAGAAACAATCTATGTCACTGTCTGGGCATCACCAAGTGTTTCTCTTCATCTAGGGAAGACTGAAAATGCTGATGAGCTCAAAAACAACCATGCTGGAGTGAGATTGCAGGTAATACTCTAATTCTTGCAGTATTTCTGATTCAGTAATATTTCCTACTTCATTGCCAATTCCACTCGAACAGTATCACTATGTTTTGGGTTGAAGATCAATGTATAGATTTGAGAGAAGTACAAGGAGAGGAGAGGATCTTCTTTGTTAAAGAAAAGTAGTAGTGGCAAAAACAACTATGAACCAAGTTAGCGTGATAGCTTCCTTCTAGATGTCATAGTGCCGTATGTGTTGACAAGTCCTCTACCCTTGGTTCATCAATAACCAAACTCCCAAGTCTCTACTAATAACTAATAGTCTAGAAGCCCCATCTTCAGTATTACTTATGCCTATCCTTGTAGATTTTCTAGCCCTAAAGAAAAATATCATGAAATATTTTGACTCTCCTTTTAGCCATcctatgtgaaatttagtttttGGTAGATCGAAAATCATTTCACTGATAATTCGCCAAAGTGGTGCAAAGTTATTGTTGAGTTGAACTTCCAAAATGTTTTATCCAAATCCTATGCCAAACACATATTTTCTTTATGCCAAAAGTAGAAGCGAAATAAAATAGACTTCTTGATCTTCCATGTTGGTGTTTCAACTCCTTTGGCCTTTGGACATCCTTCTCCTCTCTCTTTCTAAATCATCCAAATTAAACACAAGGGTGCTAGCCTCCAAACATCTTTCTGTCTCCCCATTTTGATCCTTCTGTTTCCATAATTTGTTTATTTCCACATTGGTTGGATCTTGGATACAACTGTTCTACCCATGCGCGGTGATGTGGTTCGCCAAGCTGAGACAAATCTTTCCAGCTTCAGTTCACCTTATTATGCTTTAGATCTTGAGCTTAAATGAAAAAACATGGTCAGtggggattcatatagctaaCGACAACTTGTTTGGGACTCAAGCTGTTCGGGGCAACTGCCTATCGATTTGAGTTTCCCTACCCAGCAGGAGGTGTAACCGGCCCCGGACCCGGACCCGGACCCGGACCCAAGGGAAGGAGTAGACCCGCAACCTATACGTCTTTCCGAACTGGACCAGCTGATTCTTACTTGCTAAGGAGGATGAGGGGAAGCTCTTGACTCTAAGCTAGTCAAAGAAGCACGATTGATCATTCGGCTCATTTTTGTTGTAGTATCTTGTTATTACAGGGGACACGTAATGGTGAGCTGGTGCTGCACACAATTAGGGTTAAGAATACACTAACCATTTTCTCCTTCATTGAGAGTTCGCCATGTAGCTCTCGAACCTTATCTCTATCCATGCCTGCTCTTCTGTCCAAGTGGCACCTACATTACTTCCTAAAGCCACATCAACAAAACAGTGGGAACGGATAAAATACTGCTATACATAGCGGACTATACAGAATCTGGAAAAAGAAAAGCATAATTTTACTAAACTGAATAATGATAGAGTGTGGAATGGAATCTTTTCCTTGGGCTCTGTGGCCCATTTGCAGGTTTTTGTTCTGTCTGTATATGTTTTCCAAGTTAACACCCAAAGGAAAATTCACTCTAAGAAGCTCAGCAACAAGCATTTTTAAGCATATATAGTCTAACGAGTTGTGTTTGTTCAACGCTATCCAGTGCTCCTGTTTCACCATCTTCTCTTCCTATCTTGCACCTTGATTATTATGGGTCATAGTCTCATAGATGAAACTGGTTTATCGATGCCTCTAAGATGGTTTCAATTCAAAAGCTTAAAACAAAAGGATCGTAAAGAGCACAGAAATACTCTAATTgtactttctttttctttaattttctagCCTCCTGTTTCCGTGGAGCGGGTTTCTGAATTGGGACAATGGCAAAAGCGGGAAGTCAAAGCACGTGGAACAAGCTGGGATGTCAAAAGCATGGATGTGGCTGTCGCTGGCTTAGGCTGGTTCTCCCTTGGTTTGAAAGGCGAAGCAGATTTAGCGCTGTGGACATATGATGGCATTCAGATCACATTGCGGGAACCATTGGTACTTGATCGTGCAAGCTCTATCGAAAGACCTGGATTTTGGCTGCCGAAGGCTATATCAGAGGCCATTGCTAACCGATCAAAGATTGAAGGTCAAGAACTTTCAGAAGTAACTGACTAAAAGAGGTAGCTGAGTCAATTTGCTTGTGAACATTTCTAGTGTACAAGGCCTTGTACGCGACTTAAAATATGGTTACTTGAGTAGTGTAGGCAAATGGGCAGGTTGAAAACGGGTTAGACTAAAATACAGAATAGTCCCTTATGAAGGAGATCAAATGAAAACAAGAGGGAGAGAACAGTTGTGCCATTATAGTGTATGCACACACGTACGTGAATTGGGAAATAGGAACAGTCAAGATTCCTTCTTGTTTTCATGTCTCTCTTGTAATTAAACACTTGTGAGTTTTAACTGAGGCTGATTTAGGATTTGAAGCTTATGTGTTCCTATAATAACCTCACTCTTGCCTTTAAATTTACGtttcttagtttgacttgacatgaaatttaagaaaataaagagaaTATTTGAATCTTTTCGTCTAAAagtaaagatgtgtataatgtaccAAAAGATCATTTGAATCTTTTCTTCTTAAACATGTCACATGGGATGTAAGAATTAAGGGGTTGCTAAACACAGAAAGTAACATTCTTTTGAAAAGACAAAAagagtcacataaattgaaataaaagTAGTAGGAAATACCTTACCTTGTAGTGGAGTATCTTCAAACATTAACTGGAAAATTCTTGCAAGTTTAACAAACATAAGAAATCACATTACCAGGATATAAGTCGACTAATACACGATTTGAAGTTTTAACTCAACAACACGTTACAACAGTAAAACAatggcaaaaaaaaaagatgaacaAAACGAGATAGAAATAAGGAAAACACCAAAAATCAATGATATATTTCTTCGTCACACTTTTATAGGCTAGGAGCGATAAAGGGCTGAATCTTCATGTATCCTGGCAGCAAGGTGTAGGCTCTAGTTTATTTGCTGAACGAGTATTGTTCATATCTCATTGAACAATCAACAAATTCGACTTGACCTCCGATGCTTCTATCACAAGTACTCAACAAGAATGATTTTGCACTACTTAGACAAAGGGCGCAGTCTGAAAATTCTAAAATTGGGTTGCAAGTAGCATGGCCATAAACTAAGGCATTGTTTGCATAGTGAGTATAACCTTGATTTGGAGTCACATTTTGTAATTCTTCAAGAACATAAGCTAAGCTTTGTGCAAATGGACCACTCTTATCATACTCATTGCCATTGCATGTATGGTTCACTTCATTGGTGTTTGGTTCACTTCTCACAAAGCTACTAAACCCCCATATTCCAATTATAAGGAATATGGTTAGCATTCTCATTCTCAAAATAGAAAGATCCATAGCTAGCCTCTCTAGTTTTGTATCTTCTTATCTTCCACTAGTACTTCTTTCGTGTTACAAATTTGAGTTTTACATGTTCTTGTTTAAATAGATTTGGCCATCCATTGGTTCCTCCACCAAAGCAAATTAAATACTCCATGATTTGGTCTAATTGGCTTGTTTTTATTATTTACTAAAGATTCATGGGAAAACATGTACACTATCCTTTTTTTGTTTACGTGACATTATATTTTTTCGTTAGTGGCATGTTctaaaaagaatgacacattgctatatttaaaaataatttaattttaaatttccgATTTTATTCTTGATTAAAATTAGTTTTTATAGCCAAACAAATATTATGGTATGCTTAAGACCTTAATTAAGTTTCAAATGTATTTTCTTTCTTAAGCTCTGTGCAGAGTAACACTACGTCACTTAAAATGAAACTACCTAGAGGATAAAAACCATACTCGTACTCGGTGTTTGCACTAAATCAATGAATGTAAGACAAATGTCTTTTATATGCACATTTAATTTATCACTTAATCATAGTTAAGTGATATGTATTTTCACTTTAACTTTTAATTACAAAAGTGAAATTGCTTGATTTAATGTTAACACCGGATACATTGagtagtattttttattttttcaatacGTATGCCGGCCAAGAAGTACTGCATGCATCTTAATTTCGTACTGATCGTCCATTTTTGGCATGGTCTTGTTTATATCTTTGACTTAGTGATTATTGGTTGAGCAAGAGAGTGAGAATTGTCTTTTCTTCTGTtaaatttctctcttttttttagtttttttgtttATTACTCTGATAAAAAAtgctacaaactcatcccaaagAGTAACAGACCAGGATCATAAGTCATTTTAGCCAAAGGTTACTTACGTATGGTGAAGATTAACTGCCAGAATATGGAGAAAATGATCGAGAGAATAACGTTTAAGAGCAATAATTAAAAATTGCTAACATAAATAACATAACTTTTGCATCTTAACATAAATAGCAAATTTTATATCATTTTctaacatatacataaaaatctgTAAGTTTAttaatcaaataaaatattaataGGGATCCCACATAATTAGGGATTACATTTATCAAGGGGTCAATTTCCATCAATGCTCCATCATTGTACTTTTTACCACATTTCCTCTTTCCCCTCTCTCTCATGAGGTTGCTTGAGGGAATTTGTGATAAATTATTTTcatcaaattttattttaatgtTGAATAACTTTTTCtgtaaaatatatatttaatatatgtCGGCTATATTAGATAACAACTGTGTTTATATAATGTAAACTTTCCAGTAATATATCATATATAGTGTTTATACTATATTATATCAAATATATGGATAACATATATTCAGTGTAATACATGTAACTAAGCAAAATCTATTATACAtactatatatgtgtgtatatatatatatctgtgtgtgtatacatatatatagatgtatctACATGtgtatacatctatatatatgtacacacacagatatatatatgtgtgtgtgtacatatatatatatatatacacggctaATATATGGTTTATAGTATATATTTTTGGAATAGAAAATACAAACTACTAATCAAATTTAAAATATGTGAAAATAATATACTATATAATATCCAAATTcgaatttaaaaaaaattttGCTAGcattaaaaaaagaaataaaggtGCTAAAAAAAAGgaagggtaaaaaaaaaaaaattgatgatataaaaagaaaataagaacgGAAGagattaggaaaaaaaaaaagaatcttttAATCTTTTTTTAGTCAACCGTTATTAGCATTTTTTGAGGAATTAGTTGAGAAAAGGGCATATATTTATGATAgatattttttttctcatttaaTAGGGTTTATGCTAATATTGTGCAGGATATTTTTTTTAGGTCTTTAATAGGAGTTATATTATTATGGTAAATATTATTTGGCTATAACTGATACAATCAATCTTATGCTAAAAATTAGCAATGTCAATTTTAAGATTGCTTACTCACGTAACTTCctcaaaatgatcaaaatggtcgtTAATGTATAGGGGTTGGACTATTTTGATCCTTATATAGTTCAAACTAAGTAAAAAGTATCATTCGCAAAAATGTCCCTATTTCgagatggtctttaatttttttccttttgtacTTTTGGCTCTGCATAACTTAGATTTTTGCCCTTTTGCCCATTTGGCGCTGCATAACTTAAATTTCTCTCGGCATAATTTAAGTTTAGCGTCGGCATATGTAACATAATCTCCCATAAGttatgccggacaaggcaaaACTCTCAATACCAAAACATAATCTAAAAAACAACATAAATTAGATTTCGCTTGGCATAGTTTGTATGTAGCATCGGTATATGTATCATAATATCCACACAAGTTATATATGCCGGAAAAAGTAAAACTTTCAACATTCAAATAATCTGAAAAATACTACCACATAGCTTAATTTTTATAGAACGTGTAACAAGCGAAGCAAAAGTTCAGTTTCTGAAGATAAAAGTGTTATAGAACTTATGCCGAGTGAAGCAGATCTAATCTAGATGTTTCCATTAAATAAGCAACAAACACAAAAAGTAAAGACCACagatatgaggggcaaaattaaagatCTGTGCGTTTGAAGGTCAACCCGTACATAATTTATGAAGTAAATAAGAAAGACGCCCAAATAAAAAACTAATCCAAACATATAAAAGTAAAAAAGAGAGAACCCCGAATAGAACTCAGTGTAGTTCAGAAGAGAATATTACACCCAATGACCTTGGAAATGAGGATCTTGAACTTTTGCACCCCCATGCTTGATAGGCAAATCTTTAAGGTTAAAAGACAAAACATATTAAAACTTGAAGTTTTGCCCGTTAGGCAAGGCGATGTCAAAAATTCAAGACCACCCACTTTCAAGACCATTAATCTTGTAAATCAATAATTGAAAAACTGAACTAATTTACGTAGTTGTTTTCTCTAGTAACTCAGTTGGTTTGGTTACCTGAACTTTCACTTTGTTGCTGAGGGTTCAATTCCCCAGCTTGTAATTCCCCTTCCCAACccccaattaaaaaaaaaaggaagaagaagatttCTCTAGTCCAAAAAAGTATCATAAAATATTTTAGACTCTCCTTTTAGCCATCTTatattaaatttaatttttgataagaaattttaaggaacttgtttttctAGAAAAAAATATTATCAAAACATTTTGGCCAATAATCAATTAAAGAATGTTCTTCATACCAAACACTCCCTAGATCTTAGTACAAAGAAACATAtactctccgtcccaatttatttgtctggcttttctttttaatcttagtttaaaaggaaaataattttttcaaaaaagaTCAATTTAACTTAAAGTTTTTGCCCTGCTAAATaacgataaaaaaaaattagcccacatttgaatcccccccacatttgaacccgtttgttctccccaaatatccatatgtttggttctcatatgagcatttagtgtacccgttccaccatccttaccagttccttgcttaaaactaaatacttgtccacttagggtacatgtaactaattggttttccctatccttagtcataaatttccaaactttagctgttggcttacgagttctaggcgatttgtcttgtgtatgtgattgtgcaggacctgtatctcctatgggattttcggggggttgtgtttcatcatcatcatcatctaagtcttcattaaaagtgtcggtaaaatgttgttgcattgcctcatgacctaaaagtggattatttccaccaacatcaatacctaaattaggtgtttcttccacaaatgtttcctcattaagcgcacccctaacagtacgactactactaccggcaccacgtcttaatctctttgacattattaaatagaaataatttaaatcacaatcaaataaatcacaagaaaataaattacaacaaattaaatttgctagaattaaattgcgtaaattaaatttcgaaaaataaattgctagaattaaattgcgaaaattaaagatagagttggaacgaaggtaccaaattgccggattaatttccaacaaagcgaaggcggctagaattgcaaatccaccaaagctacttcggattgttgcaaaatcaccaactccaccaacaatattataattgcaaaattaataattgaaagttgaaactataataagactttgtggctaattattgcaaagtaactataattgagagattgagatttgagagaaagatgaagaagagtgaattgaaatgaaaatgaagaagggtttatataggggtgggggaggggttaaagtgttaaaaaaaaaaattgggggccaaaaattaagaaaatgaccgtttggcaacggccatttttgcaaatggaccgttgccaacggtccattaccgaggcccaacggctctttcctttttttttttttttttttttttttttaattttaaccggtttaaccggtccggttccggttaaattttttttggaaccggaccggtaaactaatatccggttaaccggaaccggttacaatgaaccggttgacacctttaTGGATGGGCAATTAAGGTGTGTCACCATGAATTTGGCATTTCTTATTTGAAATGCTAACGCACCCATAGTGGATGTGCATGTATCCTTATACTTCATGGCAAACACACCGATGTTGGGTGTTATTTGATGATACCACATTGTGGTGACAATTAGTGAGTCGCATATGCTAAAGTATAGTGCAATTGGTTTATAGCTAACCAGTGTGGTAATTTTCCAGCAGTACTTATTTCtagctagtttttttttttttaaatttaataatAGAAAAGAGCTATTAAACCCATTGACGTAATTAATGGTTAAATACGTTATTTTTTTAACGAAGAATCACTGTGGATAAAAATGACTTTCACTAATGGAGGTAAGATGACAAAATGGTAGTAATATGTAACATCAATGATCAACTTTATTATCTTCGTTCTGATAACATAAACTATATACTAAATTGTTATCATTAagaaacatatatataaatgacTAAAAATATCTTTGAACTATTGAAATAGAATAAAAATacatttgatttgatttttggtcCAAAAGTACCCCGTATTATTTGAAATAGGACAAGATGTCCTCAGTGGCAGCAAATTGGCTCAATTATGCTTCTATCCCGTTAATGGACATACAGGACAGGTCTCATTTTCCCCTTTTAAAACTTATATATGGACTCTACCTTAGAAATCCGAATCCTTATTccaatagagaaaaaaaaaaaaataggtgatCTCTTTATTCCACCTATATGTGTAGTTTATGGAGGAAAGAATTATTCGATATCTGAATTGGCGGAAGGTAG from Lycium barbarum isolate Lr01 chromosome 10, ASM1917538v2, whole genome shotgun sequence includes:
- the LOC132614033 gene encoding GTP-binding protein BRASSINAZOLE INSENSITIVE PALE GREEN 2, chloroplastic, with the translated sequence MALLLSTSTASATSHLSLNFTFETKHNFLVPQLKFTGYTQKSNKKRCQQRVPFMVLSVIKGTQSRTKRISDRSSNSSSSNSRKDSNFKLILSEGRDNDENYGCICPGCGIFMQDENPNLPGYYKEKRAEEDIEDFLDDEDVVGDGDDEKEDEFEDYIEGELEESEGEEMGSGSEDGFDAWDSELEEDDDDLKELDGFLPAGLGYGNITEEVLEKGKKKRVSKSERKKMAREAAKGEKEEVTVCARCHSLRNYGQVKNEMAENLIPDFDFDQLITTRLMRPTGKADATVVVMVVDCVDFDGSFPKRAAKSLFKALEQSKDGLTQSKKLPKLVLVATKVDLLPSQISPARLDKWVRHRAKANGAPKLSGVYMVSSRKDLGVRNLLAFVKELAGPRGNVWVIGAQNAGKSTLINAFAKKEGVKATKLTEAPVPGTTLGILRIGGILSAKAKMYDTPGLLHPYLLSIRLNREEQKMVEIRKELQPRTFRIKARQTVHIGGLVRLDLVQASIETIYVTVWASPSVSLHLGKTENADELKNNHAGVRLQPPVSVERVSELGQWQKREVKARGTSWDVKSMDVAVAGLGWFSLGLKGEADLALWTYDGIQITLREPLVLDRASSIERPGFWLPKAISEAIANRSKIEGQELSEVTD